Proteins from a single region of Desulfurobacterium indicum:
- a CDS encoding sulfite exporter TauE/SafE family protein has protein sequence MLSHIIEAGIVLSIAGFFIGFLSGLLGKGGGMLFIPTFWVVFPFLGIPESIVPKSAVATSLACMTVTSATSAWQHIKKGFLRKDIFLFLILGAIPGDFVGSALTAKILSPEMTKVLFALFLIFMSIKMLKGSKKEEGKKQKLNYRSILVTGFTSGFLAGLLGVGGGAVVTPMLYSFADIPIKNAMATSTGVVFFNAFFSTLNYIYYGWHHIKSIFFLGYIYIPALVFMIPPLYFGTKMGVKVMHKVQAEKLRKWFAFFLLAVAVEVVVKVLTSTF, from the coding sequence ATGCTTTCACATATTATTGAAGCTGGGATTGTTCTCTCGATAGCAGGTTTTTTTATTGGTTTTCTATCTGGTCTTCTTGGGAAAGGTGGAGGGATGTTATTTATTCCAACTTTCTGGGTCGTGTTTCCTTTTCTTGGAATTCCAGAAAGCATAGTTCCTAAGTCTGCAGTTGCAACGTCTCTTGCTTGTATGACTGTTACATCAGCAACTTCTGCCTGGCAACATATAAAAAAGGGGTTTTTGAGGAAAGATATTTTTCTTTTTCTTATATTGGGAGCTATTCCAGGAGATTTTGTGGGAAGTGCTTTAACGGCTAAAATTCTTTCTCCTGAGATGACAAAAGTTCTTTTCGCTCTGTTTTTAATTTTTATGTCCATAAAAATGCTTAAAGGTTCAAAAAAAGAAGAAGGGAAAAAACAAAAATTAAACTATCGTTCAATTCTTGTTACAGGATTTACTTCTGGATTTCTTGCTGGACTTCTTGGAGTTGGGGGTGGGGCTGTTGTTACTCCTATGCTTTACTCTTTTGCTGATATTCCTATAAAAAATGCCATGGCTACATCAACAGGAGTTGTTTTTTTTAATGCTTTTTTTTCTACTCTTAATTATATCTATTATGGCTGGCATCATATTAAAAGTATTTTCTTTTTAGGGTATATTTATATACCCGCACTTGTTTTTATGATTCCTCCTCTTTATTTTGGGACGAAAATGGGAGTAAAAGTTATGCATAAAGTTCAAGCAGAAAAATTGAGGAAGTGGTTTGCTTTTTTTCTTTTGGCAGTTGCAGTAGAAGTGGTTGTTAAAGTTTTGACTTCCACTTTTTGA
- a CDS encoding glycosyltransferase family 2 protein — protein sequence MISVIIPTYNAEKYIERLLDALNNQTMRPDEVIVVDSSSSDRTVNIAVSKGARVISIPKNTFDHGGTRTLAGKEAKGDILVYFTQDAIPANNRAIEFLTLPLEKDKEIAATYGRQIPYNDTDLFGKHLRLFNYPEKSFEKNLKDREHMGFKVAFLSNSFAAYNRNLLESVGWFPEGVIFGEDSVVAARLLLKGYKIKYVAEAKVYHSHSYSVFQEFRRYFDIGVFHRTQAWMLDTFGKPEKEGLKYVKSELKFLLNQKALYFLPKFLLKNLAKYVGYKVGYNFDKIPMNIRKYFSMNRQYWEKEKN from the coding sequence ATGATATCTGTGATAATCCCAACATATAATGCGGAAAAGTACATAGAAAGGCTTCTTGATGCTCTTAACAATCAGACTATGAGACCAGATGAAGTTATTGTTGTAGATTCCTCGTCTTCGGATAGGACGGTAAATATTGCTGTTTCAAAAGGAGCACGTGTTATTTCTATTCCGAAAAATACTTTTGATCATGGAGGGACCAGAACATTAGCAGGCAAAGAGGCAAAAGGAGATATTTTGGTTTATTTTACTCAAGATGCTATTCCTGCTAACAATAGGGCAATTGAGTTTTTAACACTTCCTTTGGAAAAAGATAAAGAAATAGCAGCTACTTATGGACGTCAAATTCCATATAATGATACTGATTTGTTTGGAAAACATTTGAGGCTATTTAATTATCCAGAAAAGTCTTTTGAGAAAAATTTAAAAGACAGAGAACATATGGGGTTTAAAGTTGCTTTTCTTTCTAACTCTTTTGCTGCGTATAATAGAAATTTACTTGAATCTGTAGGTTGGTTCCCGGAAGGTGTTATATTTGGTGAAGATTCTGTTGTAGCAGCCCGGTTGTTATTAAAAGGTTACAAAATTAAATATGTTGCTGAAGCCAAAGTTTATCATTCACATTCTTATTCAGTATTTCAGGAGTTCAGAAGATATTTCGATATAGGTGTTTTTCATAGAACACAGGCCTGGATGCTCGATACATTTGGAAAACCTGAAAAAGAGGGTCTGAAATATGTTAAGTCAGAATTGAAATTTTTATTGAATCAGAAAGCTCTTTATTTTTTACCCAAATTTCTTTTAAAGAATTTGGCTAAGTATGTTGGTTATAAAGTAGGATATAACTTTGATAAGATACCTATGAACATTAGAAAATACTTTTCGATGAATAGACAATATTGGGAAAAAGAAAAAAATTGA
- a CDS encoding glycosyltransferase family 2 protein — MEEKTVAILMATYNGERFLAQQLNSIISQTYKNWVLLVHDDGSEDGTVDILKEYSIKYPERIIFLNDGLKFGNAKDNFSHLIGIALERNFEYFFFCDQDDVWIENKIEIFLQRFKGIESSRKDLSILLHSDLKVVDSNLDVISDSMWRYQKLNPECKTLNYLLVQNNVTGCACAVNRALLEKAHPIGRKAIMHDWWLSLVASAFGVVDFISKPTVLYRQHEKNDTGAKNVDVRYAIRKFMRKDDLVKSIAKTVLQAQNFLSTFEQCLKPEQKDMLRAYVQIPYVSYVRKLLTVFRFKLFKQNFLRNLGFLWYLRYVKEDFYDICDNPNI, encoded by the coding sequence GTGGAAGAAAAGACAGTGGCAATTTTAATGGCTACTTATAATGGTGAACGGTTTTTAGCTCAACAGCTTAATTCTATTATATCTCAAACTTACAAAAACTGGGTTCTTTTGGTTCATGATGATGGGTCAGAAGATGGAACAGTTGATATTTTGAAAGAGTATAGCATTAAATATCCTGAAAGGATTATTTTTCTTAACGACGGATTAAAATTTGGCAATGCTAAGGATAACTTTAGTCATCTCATTGGTATTGCTTTAGAAAGGAATTTTGAATATTTCTTTTTTTGTGATCAGGATGATGTTTGGATTGAAAATAAAATAGAGATTTTTCTTCAGAGGTTTAAAGGAATTGAAAGTTCACGTAAAGATTTATCAATTCTTTTGCATTCTGATTTGAAAGTGGTGGATTCTAATTTAGATGTGATAAGCGATTCTATGTGGCGTTATCAGAAGCTTAATCCAGAATGTAAAACACTTAATTATCTACTTGTTCAAAATAATGTAACTGGTTGTGCCTGTGCTGTTAATAGGGCTTTGTTAGAAAAAGCCCATCCTATAGGAAGAAAAGCTATTATGCATGATTGGTGGCTTTCTCTTGTTGCGTCTGCGTTTGGAGTGGTGGATTTTATTTCAAAACCAACAGTATTGTATCGACAGCATGAAAAAAATGATACAGGGGCTAAAAATGTTGATGTAAGATATGCTATTAGAAAATTCATGCGAAAGGATGATTTGGTTAAATCAATTGCCAAAACAGTTTTACAGGCTCAGAATTTTTTATCAACTTTTGAGCAATGTTTAAAACCGGAACAAAAAGATATGCTTAGGGCTTATGTGCAGATTCCTTATGTATCTTACGTTAGAAAATTACTTACCGTTTTTCGTTTTAAACTTTTCAAGCAAAATTTTCTGAGAAACCTTGGATTTTTGTGGTATTTAAGATATGTAAAAGAGGATTTCTATGATATCTGTGATAATCCCAACATATAA
- a CDS encoding sulfotransferase family protein, giving the protein MEYPPIIIVGMHRSGTSLLSRVLQKCGIFMGASRDPNNESFFFLELNDWLLAQTNATWDNPYNFRFIDDTFKETLIKAVKISISSFRILKFLGIRRFLKYRKLDNLPFLWGWKDPRNSITLNIWSEIFPQAKIIHIYRNPVDVAESLRKRVLKNKNNFRWNYKHTIKSMFAKGKLNFVDSVRLQFLEEGFKLWEEYLSSIYDFEKRSDKRILHLKYEEFLENPDSTIETILNYFNISVDKDRVKEAVALINTSRSYAFLSNKHLVKFYENIKEKPLVRKLGYHNLC; this is encoded by the coding sequence ATGGAATACCCGCCAATTATTATTGTTGGGATGCATCGTTCGGGGACATCTTTACTTTCAAGGGTTCTTCAAAAATGTGGAATTTTTATGGGAGCAAGTCGAGATCCAAATAATGAATCTTTCTTTTTTCTTGAGCTTAATGATTGGTTGTTGGCTCAAACAAATGCCACGTGGGATAATCCATACAATTTTAGATTTATAGATGATACATTCAAAGAAACTTTAATAAAAGCAGTTAAGATTAGTATTTCCAGTTTTAGAATATTGAAATTTCTTGGCATTCGCAGGTTCCTAAAGTACAGAAAATTAGACAATCTTCCTTTTCTTTGGGGATGGAAAGATCCAAGAAATAGTATTACTTTGAATATATGGTCAGAGATTTTTCCTCAAGCAAAAATAATTCATATATATCGTAATCCTGTAGATGTAGCTGAAAGTTTGAGGAAGAGAGTCTTAAAAAATAAAAATAATTTCAGATGGAACTATAAACACACTATAAAATCTATGTTTGCTAAAGGTAAATTAAATTTTGTTGATTCAGTTCGTTTGCAGTTTCTAGAAGAAGGTTTTAAGCTATGGGAAGAATATTTATCATCAATATATGATTTTGAAAAGCGTTCAGATAAGAGAATCTTGCATCTGAAGTATGAGGAATTTTTGGAAAATCCAGATTCAACGATTGAAACTATTTTGAACTATTTTAATATTTCTGTAGATAAGGATAGAGTAAAGGAAGCGGTTGCTCTTATAAATACTTCAAGGAGTTATGCTTTTTTATCAAACAAACATCTTGTAAAATTTTATGAAAACATAAAGGAAAAACCGTTAGTTAGAAAGTTAGGTTATCATAATCTGTGTTGA
- a CDS encoding flippase, protein MIINRIVNLAHRCFEDQDLKELLKNSGIAFILKIAGIVVGYCFTVIVTRHYGAEAWGVFSICLMFLQISGMFGRLGMDIALLRFTSEFMVSEDKYLIPQVFKKSLLLTLSVSSVLSFILFLFANYIAIKVFHNSILILPLKLVSIFVIPFVVLWITREVIRGLKKIAIYMLLQQLGVFALASVILVFSLMFLKINYPYLIPILSYGISIIIFAFFALFLCRKYLMAFSLYVKPVLKQISYKYILSVSLPLLFSSVLVFIMGWTDTFMIGVFKTTRDVGIYNVVLKLSTLISIVLFSINSIAAPKFAEFWGRKDLKGLAKVARQSARLIFWMSLPILLVFVFFSKQILLIFGKDFIVASSALVILSLGQFVNAIVGSVGYILMMTGKEKTMQNIIFGGTFINVVLNACLIPYYGINGAAIASAISLVFINIVPLFLVKKYYGFYTINII, encoded by the coding sequence ATGATTATCAATCGAATTGTTAATTTAGCGCATAGATGTTTTGAAGATCAGGATTTAAAGGAACTTTTAAAAAACTCGGGGATTGCTTTTATTCTGAAGATTGCTGGCATAGTTGTTGGTTATTGCTTTACGGTTATTGTTACTCGTCATTATGGTGCTGAAGCATGGGGTGTTTTCTCTATATGTCTTATGTTTCTTCAGATATCGGGAATGTTTGGTCGTTTGGGGATGGACATAGCACTTTTGAGGTTTACTTCCGAGTTTATGGTTTCAGAAGATAAGTATTTGATACCTCAAGTTTTTAAAAAAAGTTTATTGTTGACTTTAAGTGTTTCAAGTGTATTATCTTTTATTTTGTTTCTGTTTGCTAATTATATAGCAATTAAAGTATTTCATAATTCTATTTTAATTTTACCTTTAAAATTGGTTTCTATCTTTGTTATTCCTTTTGTGGTTTTATGGATTACAAGAGAGGTTATTAGAGGATTGAAGAAAATAGCTATTTATATGTTATTACAACAGCTTGGTGTTTTTGCTCTGGCGTCTGTTATTTTAGTTTTCTCTTTAATGTTTTTGAAAATAAACTATCCTTATTTGATTCCAATTTTATCGTACGGTATATCTATCATTATATTTGCCTTTTTTGCACTTTTTCTTTGTAGAAAGTATTTGATGGCATTTTCCCTCTATGTTAAACCAGTATTAAAACAGATTTCTTATAAGTATATCTTATCTGTTTCTCTACCTCTTCTTTTTTCAAGTGTATTGGTTTTTATTATGGGATGGACGGATACTTTTATGATAGGAGTTTTTAAAACCACCAGAGACGTAGGAATATACAATGTGGTTCTAAAACTTTCTACATTAATTAGTATTGTTCTTTTTTCTATAAATTCAATTGCTGCTCCGAAGTTTGCGGAGTTTTGGGGACGGAAAGATTTGAAGGGTCTTGCAAAAGTTGCAAGGCAGTCTGCTAGACTAATCTTTTGGATGTCGCTCCCAATATTGCTTGTTTTTGTTTTTTTCTCCAAACAAATATTGTTAATTTTTGGTAAAGATTTTATTGTTGCTTCTTCGGCGCTTGTTATTCTTTCTTTAGGGCAATTCGTAAATGCAATTGTTGGAAGTGTTGGCTATATTTTGATGATGACAGGGAAAGAAAAAACTATGCAAAATATTATATTTGGTGGTACTTTTATAAATGTTGTTCTTAATGCTTGTTTAATTCCTTATTATGGGATAAACGGAGCTGCCATTGCCAGTGCAATAAGTCTTGTCTTTATCAATATTGTACCGCTTTTCCTTGTTAAGAAATATTATGGTTTTTATACTATAAATATAATATAA
- a CDS encoding STT3 domain-containing protein — MEKIRSWRLVRLLVFIIIPVIAGLYLRFDDLAVWHARRSSFYYKDRPLFTSYDAFYFARWSEDYLEGKYKAGKMDPLRFVPDNYIVSKLSDSEVEKLKAYKAVYPDPIPLESFMGAVFSKFFNTHIENVAVYLTPILAVLFVIPLVIYMDEIGAPVAGFSGAVFGVLSLMYLARTTIARFDTDSLNLFFPFLIAYFFHKILHTEGRKRYIFAILAGISCYLFNWWYAHPDLVLIMFVVFILGIFITNGRVTKEDLKLIGVLALFSSPFVLWHGIHSFISRASMYIINFGKTAVKTGFPNVLQSISEAQRASLKMIILTTVGSSIIFWLGMAFIFYMFYRKWRETIFLIPSFLLGLMVFKSGNRFSMYLAPFVGIGFGYIFDELFNYVLKLSLPKPKNDEKGKVIFRNILTLSIAVLITIIAFVSQTEAVKFVAVPKITPTLEGAFLKLKEITPVDSWIWTWWDYGTAIQYLSRRAVYHDGQSQLSPKTYFVATTFSTSSPEIAYNTIKGISNVGVTYINKWLKEGQTPESIRDKFFKGVFNGRLSHPVYWIFTEDEIGKFAWINYFGTWNFDLKKGIKDSINPVGVCFIPSKNKVICGGITIDLKTGVIKARGTAVLNKIAINIDGHYREFSYDPAGRYYFDLVKSKGKLLGFIMDQQPFYSMFNQMFILRHYDNKYFKLVYDDFPVMVAYKLVCEE, encoded by the coding sequence GTGGAGAAGATTAGAAGTTGGAGATTGGTGAGGTTGCTTGTTTTCATTATAATTCCTGTTATAGCAGGACTTTATTTGCGCTTTGATGATCTTGCAGTTTGGCATGCTAGAAGATCCAGTTTTTATTATAAAGATCGTCCTTTATTCACAAGTTACGATGCTTTCTATTTTGCGAGATGGAGTGAAGATTATCTTGAAGGAAAATATAAAGCTGGAAAGATGGATCCTTTAAGGTTTGTTCCAGATAATTATATAGTTTCTAAACTATCTGATTCGGAAGTTGAAAAACTTAAAGCTTACAAAGCTGTATATCCTGATCCGATACCCCTTGAAAGTTTTATGGGTGCCGTTTTTTCCAAGTTTTTTAATACACATATAGAGAATGTGGCAGTTTATCTTACACCTATACTTGCTGTTTTGTTCGTTATTCCTTTGGTAATTTATATGGATGAAATAGGTGCTCCAGTTGCTGGTTTTTCCGGTGCTGTGTTTGGAGTACTATCTTTAATGTATCTTGCAAGGACAACAATTGCTCGTTTTGATACAGATTCTTTGAATTTGTTCTTCCCTTTTTTAATAGCTTATTTTTTTCATAAAATTCTGCATACTGAAGGGCGGAAAAGATATATTTTTGCAATTTTAGCAGGGATATCTTGTTATTTGTTTAACTGGTGGTATGCTCATCCAGATCTTGTTTTGATTATGTTTGTCGTTTTTATATTAGGGATTTTTATAACAAATGGGAGAGTTACAAAGGAGGATTTAAAATTAATAGGCGTTCTGGCTCTATTTTCAAGTCCGTTTGTTCTCTGGCATGGTATTCATTCCTTTATATCAAGAGCGAGTATGTACATAATTAATTTTGGTAAAACAGCTGTAAAAACAGGATTCCCCAACGTTCTCCAATCCATTAGCGAGGCTCAGAGAGCTTCTTTAAAGATGATAATACTGACAACTGTTGGCAGCAGTATCATTTTTTGGTTAGGAATGGCTTTTATATTTTACATGTTCTATAGGAAATGGAGAGAAACGATATTTTTGATACCTTCTTTTCTTTTAGGACTTATGGTTTTTAAAAGTGGTAATAGATTTTCTATGTATTTGGCTCCTTTCGTGGGTATTGGTTTTGGGTATATTTTTGATGAGTTATTTAACTATGTTTTGAAATTGAGTTTGCCAAAACCAAAAAATGATGAGAAGGGAAAAGTTATTTTCAGGAATATCTTGACTTTGTCGATTGCTGTATTAATTACTATTATTGCTTTCGTTTCTCAAACAGAAGCAGTGAAGTTTGTAGCTGTTCCTAAAATAACTCCTACACTTGAAGGAGCCTTTTTAAAGTTGAAAGAGATTACACCTGTAGATTCTTGGATATGGACATGGTGGGATTACGGAACTGCTATTCAATATCTATCAAGGCGAGCTGTCTATCATGACGGACAATCTCAGCTTTCTCCTAAGACTTACTTTGTTGCCACTACATTTTCTACTTCTTCTCCAGAAATTGCTTATAACACGATTAAAGGTATATCTAATGTGGGAGTAACCTATATAAATAAATGGCTGAAAGAGGGGCAGACTCCAGAGTCAATTAGAGACAAGTTTTTTAAAGGGGTGTTTAATGGTAGGTTAAGTCATCCTGTTTACTGGATTTTTACTGAAGATGAAATTGGGAAGTTTGCGTGGATTAACTATTTCGGAACATGGAATTTTGATTTGAAAAAGGGAATTAAAGACAGCATTAACCCGGTAGGAGTCTGTTTTATTCCTTCTAAGAATAAGGTTATTTGTGGAGGTATTACTATAGATCTTAAAACAGGAGTTATCAAGGCCAGGGGAACAGCTGTTTTAAATAAAATAGCCATTAATATAGATGGACATTATAGGGAATTTTCTTATGATCCTGCGGGAAGATATTATTTTGATCTTGTGAAAAGTAAAGGTAAGTTACTTGGTTTTATAATGGATCAGCAGCCTTTCTATTCTATGTTTAATCAGATGTTTATTCTTAGGCATTATGATAATAAATATTTTAAGCTTGTTTACGATGATTTTCCAGTTATGGTGGCATATAAACTGGTATGTGAGGAATAA
- the coaE gene encoding dephospho-CoA kinase (Dephospho-CoA kinase (CoaE) performs the final step in coenzyme A biosynthesis.), with translation MIIGITGNIGAGKSTLSQFIGMKGYRVLNADDMAKKFLKRGEVAYDTVISLFGKDILRADGEIDKKRLADIVFSDREALKKLTSVTHPLVKEKIISMSGSNKLIFIEAAVLIESGWHEIVDKIVLVFAYKGQRYMRASKKFGMKEVIRRDKLQLPYGEKLKFADFLICNTGNLLNLKLQADKLVKYIDSGRSRGI, from the coding sequence ATGATTATAGGTATAACAGGTAATATCGGGGCAGGTAAAAGCACTCTTTCTCAGTTTATTGGAATGAAGGGTTACAGAGTTTTAAATGCTGACGATATGGCTAAAAAATTTTTGAAAAGAGGCGAGGTAGCTTATGATACTGTGATCTCTCTGTTTGGTAAAGATATTCTTCGTGCTGACGGTGAAATAGATAAAAAAAGATTGGCAGACATTGTGTTTTCCGATAGGGAAGCTTTAAAAAAACTCACTTCTGTTACTCATCCTTTGGTAAAAGAAAAAATTATCTCTATGTCAGGAAGTAATAAGCTTATTTTTATTGAGGCAGCAGTTTTAATAGAATCTGGCTGGCATGAGATTGTTGATAAAATTGTGCTTGTTTTTGCTTATAAAGGTCAAAGATATATGAGAGCCTCTAAAAAGTTTGGAATGAAAGAGGTTATCAGGAGGGATAAACTACAACTTCCTTATGGTGAAAAGCTGAAGTTCGCTGATTTCTTAATTTGTAACACAGGGAACCTGTTAAATTTAAAACTTCAGGCAGATAAGTTGGTTAAATATATAGATAGTGGTCGGAGCAGGGGGATTTGA
- a CDS encoding AI-2E family transporter has protein sequence MNRTLFDKYFPEIVVISTIIIFVISLFIMKSVIFPFFAAMASAYITFPIFEFFLKLFKKRQIAAVLTVVLILVAILGLILVIFPVLLKQIESFIDYLPVLVSKIDFYLAKYLGKKIFSGRFNPGNMKSVFSLIYRNFDINNSITVAALVQKIFSGVFSIASIAINIVVIPFLSYYILVDWENLRDLYLKLLPFEHRAETAVLIDKVNDSLSGYIRGQLLMAFLVAVYFSITLTAIGIRYSFLIAVVAGIMNMIPYVGFFTAFVPSILLAIFDNGDLFHIVAVGIVFLSEAALENVIYPMVMSRTTGINPLLIFFAVFFGATYGNFLGIIVAVPVVAMILPVFDSFMMKKEMKT, from the coding sequence GTGAATAGAACACTCTTTGATAAATATTTTCCCGAAATTGTGGTTATCTCTACTATTATTATTTTTGTTATTTCTCTTTTTATAATGAAATCGGTAATTTTTCCTTTCTTTGCCGCTATGGCAAGTGCATATATAACATTTCCGATATTCGAATTTTTTTTAAAATTGTTTAAGAAGCGCCAGATAGCTGCGGTTTTAACAGTAGTATTGATATTGGTAGCAATTTTAGGATTGATACTTGTAATTTTCCCGGTTTTGTTAAAACAGATTGAAAGTTTTATCGATTATCTTCCTGTTTTAGTCTCTAAAATTGACTTTTATCTTGCTAAATATTTAGGTAAAAAAATTTTTTCAGGAAGATTTAATCCTGGCAATATGAAATCTGTTTTTTCTCTCATCTATCGAAACTTTGATATCAACAATTCAATAACAGTTGCGGCTTTGGTTCAGAAAATATTCTCTGGTGTTTTTTCAATAGCTTCTATAGCCATAAACATTGTTGTAATACCATTTCTTTCTTATTATATCCTTGTAGATTGGGAAAATTTAAGGGATTTGTATTTGAAACTTTTGCCCTTTGAACATAGGGCAGAGACGGCTGTTTTGATAGACAAGGTAAATGATTCTCTGTCAGGATATATCAGAGGCCAGTTGTTAATGGCGTTTTTAGTCGCTGTTTATTTTTCTATTACCTTAACGGCAATTGGAATTAGATATAGTTTTCTTATAGCAGTTGTTGCCGGGATAATGAATATGATTCCTTATGTGGGTTTTTTTACCGCTTTTGTTCCTTCCATTTTGCTGGCTATTTTTGATAACGGAGATCTTTTTCATATAGTTGCCGTTGGAATCGTTTTTTTATCGGAAGCTGCTCTTGAAAATGTTATATATCCTATGGTTATGAGCAGAACTACGGGAATAAATCCGCTTTTGATATTTTTTGCGGTCTTTTTTGGTGCAACCTATGGAAATTTTCTGGGTATAATTGTTGCTGTTCCGGTAGTTGCAATGATATTGCCTGTTTTTGATAGTTTTATGATGAAAAAGGAAATGAAAACATGA
- a CDS encoding CDP-alcohol phosphatidyltransferase family protein, which yields MVNIPNSITVVRALIVPLFIMALHYGNFKIALILFIIAALSDAVDGFLARKLKQVTIVGVIMDPLADKALIDSAFVVLSYVHKIIPPWLTILVISRDILIIVGGWLLTVFEKLDRIKPILIGKFTAFSQFLTIFFTLLHLNFNNYYLNIMLEFLYPFTGGVTVISGISYVIIGIRELGSE from the coding sequence ATGGTAAATATACCAAATTCTATAACTGTTGTTAGGGCTTTAATTGTTCCTCTTTTTATAATGGCTCTTCATTATGGAAATTTCAAGATAGCGCTTATATTGTTTATTATAGCCGCTTTAAGTGATGCTGTTGATGGATTTTTAGCCCGCAAATTGAAGCAAGTTACAATTGTCGGAGTGATAATGGATCCTTTAGCTGACAAAGCTCTTATCGATTCGGCTTTTGTTGTGTTAAGTTATGTCCATAAAATTATTCCTCCATGGCTTACCATATTAGTTATTTCACGAGATATCTTAATAATCGTTGGTGGTTGGCTTTTAACTGTTTTTGAGAAGCTGGATAGAATAAAACCGATTTTAATAGGAAAATTTACAGCATTTTCTCAATTTTTAACAATATTTTTTACATTACTTCATCTAAATTTCAATAATTATTATCTAAACATTATGTTAGAATTCCTATATCCCTTTACTGGTGGTGTGACTGTTATTTCAGGGATAAGCTATGTAATAATAGGGATAAGGGAGCTGGGAAGTGAATAG
- the nadC gene encoding carboxylating nicotinate-nucleotide diphosphorylase: MQFSKIAIEDYILSFLKEDIGFTGDITSSSLPGKRIKAYIEAKENFILAGSPFFQKTFEMLDKSFEFIWKKNEGNRVAKGEIIAYIEGNEKALLTGERTALNLIQHLSGIATNTRKYVEILNGTNIKLLDTRKTTPGLRYFEKYATKVGGAYNHRMGLYDAVMIKDNHIKAFGSVETAVLEISKNIPVTMSIEVEIENWQQLEEAIKVKELINIIMLDNWSLQEIDRAVKFIRKNFNHVEIEISGGITLETLKMLRNKDIDYVSTSKLITRAKWVDISMEVE; this comes from the coding sequence ATGCAATTTTCAAAAATAGCAATTGAGGATTATATACTATCTTTTCTGAAAGAAGATATAGGCTTTACAGGAGACATAACATCATCCTCTCTTCCAGGAAAACGAATAAAAGCATACATCGAAGCAAAAGAAAATTTTATACTTGCAGGAAGTCCTTTCTTCCAGAAAACATTCGAAATGTTAGACAAAAGCTTTGAATTCATATGGAAGAAAAATGAAGGCAATCGAGTAGCTAAAGGAGAAATAATCGCTTATATTGAAGGTAATGAAAAAGCTCTTTTAACAGGAGAAAGAACTGCTCTAAACCTTATTCAACATCTCTCCGGCATAGCTACAAATACCCGTAAATATGTAGAGATATTAAATGGAACAAATATTAAGCTTCTGGATACGAGAAAAACCACTCCAGGACTTAGATACTTTGAAAAGTATGCAACAAAAGTTGGAGGAGCCTACAACCATAGAATGGGTTTATACGACGCAGTAATGATAAAGGACAACCACATTAAAGCATTTGGAAGCGTTGAAACTGCTGTTCTTGAAATTTCAAAAAATATTCCTGTAACAATGTCTATAGAAGTCGAAATAGAAAATTGGCAGCAGCTTGAAGAAGCTATTAAAGTTAAAGAATTAATAAACATCATCATGCTGGACAACTGGTCATTACAAGAGATAGACAGAGCAGTGAAATTTATCAGAAAAAATTTTAATCACGTTGAAATAGAAATATCCGGAGGAATAACATTAGAAACATTAAAAATGTTAAGAAACAAAGATATTGACTACGTATCAACAAGCAAGCTCATCACCAGAGCCAAATGGGTTGATATAAGTATGGAGGTAGAATGA
- a CDS encoding CvpA family protein, which translates to MNIHPLNLLDAVLVIILGWNFFRGFNKGVIEEIISIAGVIVSIFIAIKTAHIVAAKFVPDPDAPVIIMTGFVIYGILFLISKYIAFTLNSLYSKGFLGLINNIMGFLFGIFRGILLASIFLLFIGTTMPDSYLIKTSYLGGFLVPVTDTIVSFLPEKAKKKVEKNWKVAEVILLKNRKRWKE; encoded by the coding sequence ATGAATATTCATCCGTTAAATTTACTAGATGCAGTCCTGGTAATAATTCTGGGATGGAATTTTTTCAGAGGCTTCAACAAAGGTGTCATAGAAGAAATTATATCCATTGCCGGAGTTATCGTGAGTATATTTATAGCTATCAAAACAGCCCATATAGTAGCTGCAAAATTTGTACCCGATCCTGACGCACCTGTAATTATCATGACAGGATTTGTAATATATGGAATCCTATTCTTAATATCAAAATACATAGCGTTTACTTTGAATTCGCTCTATTCTAAAGGTTTCTTGGGACTAATTAATAATATCATGGGATTCCTATTCGGTATATTCAGAGGAATTCTGCTTGCATCCATATTTTTACTCTTCATAGGGACAACTATGCCTGACAGTTATCTAATAAAAACAAGCTATCTTGGCGGATTCTTAGTACCGGTAACTGATACAATAGTATCCTTTCTGCCTGAAAAGGCAAAAAAGAAAGTCGAGAAAAACTGGAAAGTTGCAGAAGTAATACTTCTTAAAAACAGAAAAAGATGGAAGGAATAA